One genomic window of Quercus lobata isolate SW786 chromosome 9, ValleyOak3.0 Primary Assembly, whole genome shotgun sequence includes the following:
- the LOC115961313 gene encoding uncharacterized protein LOC115961313: MNCISWNCRGLGRPRAVLELTEMVKKYSPSIIFLMETRSKICTLKNLRSKLNVENVHIVPRLNTGGGLALFWKNGIDLHILDSSPSHIDAVVNPGGDDAWRFTGFYGNPVTANRELSWMLLKHLCLKMDLPWLCLGDFNEIVKAEEKIGGAPRRERQMTNFRAALDFCGFCDLGFVGSPYTWCNNQFDGVVTWIRLDRGVANTAWTQLFPSVRVHHIAGSLSDHCPLWVCSNDENVRFYKRGRPFRFEAVWLTDDRCDGVIKNAWAGNTLENPMDRLVGKVDVCRSSLQTWSKLSFGNIRSLLYQKKKLLV, translated from the coding sequence ATGAATTGTATAAGTTGGAACTGCCGCGGATTGGGGAGACCACGTGCAGTTCTTGAACTCACTGAGATGGTGAAAAAATACTCCccttcaataatttttctcatGGAAACTAGATCAAAAATTTGTACTCTCAAAAATCTCCGGTCAAAACTGAACGTAGAAAATGTTCACATTGTCCCTCGCCTCAACACAGGGGGCGGTTTAGCTCTGTTCTGGAAGAATGGGATTGACTTGCATATTCTTGATTCTTCTCCTTCTCACATAGATGCAGTAGTCAATCCAGGAGGGGATGACGCTTGGCGGTTCACCGGTTTTTACGGAAACCCGGTAACAGCTAACCGGGAACTCTCTTGGATGCTACTTAAGCATCTTTGCCTCAAAATGGACCTGCCCTGGCTATGCTTAGGTGACTTTAATGAAATCGTTAAGGCAGAAGAAAAAATAGGTGGTGCTCCTCGTAGGGAAAGACAAATGACTAACTTTAGAGCAGCTCttgatttttgtggtttttgtgaTTTGGGGTTTGTTGGCTCACCCTATACGTGGTGTAATAATCAATTTGATGGGGTGGTAACTTGGATTAGATTGGATAGGGGAGTAGCTAATACGGCTTGGACACAGCTCTTTCCTTCAGTCAGAGTCCATCACATTGCAGGCTCTCTATCGGATCACTGCCCATTGTGGGTATGCTCGAATGATGAGAATGTTAGATTTTACAAGAGGGGAAGACCTTTCCGCTTTGAGGCAGTTTGGTTGACTGATGACCGTTGCGATGGTGTGATTAAAAATGCTTGGGCTGGTAATACCTTAGAAAATCCAATGGATAGGCTGGTGGGGAAAGTTGATGTTTGTCGTTCCTCGCTCCAAACCTGGAGCAAACTTTCTTTTGGTAACATTCGTAGTCTATTGTATCAAAAGAAAAAGCTGCTGGTCTAA